A stretch of Prunus dulcis chromosome 6, ALMONDv2, whole genome shotgun sequence DNA encodes these proteins:
- the LOC117631815 gene encoding F-box/kelch-repeat protein At3g06240-like: MTFTPRKKEILIDILVRLPAKSLVRFLFTCKVWSDLISSSSFVSTHLNRNVTKHAHVYFLCFHHPNFECLVDPDDPCFEQELQWSLFSYETFEQCSELSHPLGSPEPYRIYGSTNGLICISDAILSLESPIHIWNPSVRKLRTLPMTTNNIEFSYIDLHFGFHPGVNDYKAVRMMGIDKDAFAVEIYSLSTDSWKRIEVIPPWLKCDWQHYKGIFLNGVVYHLIEKGPTFSLMSFDSGNAEFEEFITPGAICRSRGLFIAVYKEQICLLFDFYCCEEEGMEKIDFWVLEEKQWTQLAPFVYPSDSYKIIGISIDNELLLRKHDFSSVGLADLYLCNYESKQVRQAGIKLAVMEYGHHELFFATTYIESLLFLNKSLKRDV; encoded by the coding sequence ATGACATTCACACCGCGTAAGAAAGAGATCTTAATCGACATCCTAGTAAGACTTCCTGCAAAATCACTCGTTCGATTTCTGTTTACGTGCAAAGTATGGAGTGATTTGATAAGCAGCTCGAGTTTTGTTAGCACACACCTAAACAGGAATGTCACAAAACATGCCCATGTCTATTTCCTTTGCTTCCACCACCCAAATTTTGAATGTTTGGTCGACCCTGATGACCCATGTTTTGAACAAGAACTTCAATGGTCTCTTTTTTCTTACGAAACATTTGAGCAGTGCTCCGAGTTAAGCCATCCCTTAGGGAGCCCAGAACCTTATCGGATATATGGTTCAACCAACGGTTTAATTTGCATTTCGGATGCGATATTGAGTTTGGAGAGTCCTATACACATATGGAACCCATCGGTCAGGAAACTTAGGACCCTCCCAATGACCACCAACAACATTGAATTTAGCTACATTGATCTCCACTTCGGGTTCCACCCCGGAGTTAATGACTACAAGGCTGTACGAATGATGGGTATTGACAAAGATGCCTTCGCGGTTGAGATTTATAGTCTTAGCACCGATTCTTGGAAGCGGATTGAAGTAATTCCTCCTTGGTTAAAATGCGATTGGCAACATTATAAAGGGATATTTTTGAATGGAGTAGTATACCACTTAATTGAGAAAGGTCCTACATTCAGCCTTATGTCATTCGATTCAGGCAACGCAGAATTCGAAGAATTCATAACACCAGGTGCCATTTGTCGTTCACGGGGGTTATTTATTGCCGTTTACAAGGAACAAATTTGCTTGCTTTTTGACTTTTATTGTTGTGAGGAGGAGGGCATGGAAAAAATTGACTTCTGGGTTCTAGAAGAAAAACAGTGGACACAATTGGCTCCTTTTGTGTATCCTTCGGACTCTTATAAGATAATAGGGATTAGTATAGATAATGAACTCTTATTGAGAAAACATGATTTCAGTAGTGTAGGCCTAGCAGATTTGTATTTGTGTAATTATGAATCTAAGCAGGTCCGTCAAGCAGGAATTAAGTTGGCCGTCATGGAATATGGCCACCATGAACTATTTTTTGCAACTACTTACATAGAAAGTTTGCTCTTTCTCAATAAATCATTAAAGAGAGATGTGTAA